One Myxococcus stipitatus DNA segment encodes these proteins:
- a CDS encoding sigma 54-dependent Fis family transcriptional regulator, whose translation MDRPEVTQTTQTEEKEGRTTRIPIHEWTVEVVSGPDKGKKVTPQDGGLVRVGSDPASDLVLTDTTVSRRHLEVERTPRGLLLRDTGSRNGTFIDGRQVLQAYLGRGDKIELGKTKLAIKMAAKPTELELAGAESFGALVGTSEKMRWVFTELRRVAREDMSLLIEGETGTGKELAARAVHQHSARRHGPFKVVDCNLISEEKAERELFGGLRASDPEDKEARGVFEAARGGTLFLDEVGELPLMVQGKLLRVLEAREVPSLDGQPVPVDVRVIASTHRNLEEDVRQGRFRADLYFRLAVARVRLPPLRTRREDLPTLAQALSQTLRASVTLTPQTLALFEGYDWPGNVRELRNVLERGALMEETGNTSWLDFLAQPSRRPEGQPPGNHVATLVTGMPYHEAKDRVLADFERLYFAEVMRTVGFDMKAAEQRTGLSMQSLYRLLKKNGLRLKDLKNAEGLEK comes from the coding sequence ATGGACAGGCCCGAGGTCACCCAGACCACCCAGACGGAAGAGAAGGAAGGCCGCACCACCCGCATCCCCATTCACGAATGGACGGTGGAGGTGGTGTCGGGCCCCGACAAGGGGAAGAAGGTGACGCCCCAGGATGGAGGTCTGGTGCGGGTGGGGTCCGATCCCGCCAGCGACCTCGTGTTGACGGACACGACGGTGAGCCGCCGCCACCTCGAGGTGGAGCGCACCCCGCGCGGACTGCTGCTGCGCGACACCGGCAGCCGCAACGGCACCTTCATCGACGGCCGACAGGTGCTCCAGGCGTACCTCGGCCGCGGCGACAAGATCGAACTCGGCAAGACGAAGCTCGCCATCAAGATGGCGGCGAAGCCCACGGAGCTGGAGCTGGCGGGCGCCGAGTCCTTCGGCGCGCTGGTGGGCACGTCGGAGAAGATGCGCTGGGTCTTCACGGAGCTGCGGCGCGTGGCCCGCGAGGACATGAGCCTGCTCATCGAGGGCGAGACGGGCACCGGCAAGGAGCTGGCCGCGCGCGCGGTGCACCAGCACTCGGCGCGGCGGCACGGCCCCTTCAAGGTCGTCGACTGCAACCTCATCTCCGAGGAGAAGGCGGAGCGCGAGCTGTTCGGCGGCCTGCGCGCCAGCGACCCGGAGGACAAGGAGGCCCGGGGCGTGTTCGAGGCCGCCCGCGGCGGCACGCTCTTCCTGGACGAGGTGGGCGAGCTGCCCCTGATGGTGCAGGGCAAGCTTCTGCGCGTGCTGGAGGCGCGCGAGGTGCCCTCGCTGGACGGCCAGCCGGTGCCGGTGGACGTGCGCGTCATCGCCTCCACGCACCGCAACCTGGAGGAGGACGTGCGCCAGGGCCGCTTCCGCGCGGACCTCTACTTCCGCCTCGCGGTGGCGCGGGTGCGCCTGCCGCCCCTGCGCACCCGGCGCGAGGACCTGCCCACGCTGGCCCAGGCGCTGTCCCAGACGCTGCGCGCCAGCGTGACGCTCACCCCGCAGACGCTCGCCCTCTTCGAGGGTTACGACTGGCCGGGCAACGTGCGCGAGCTGCGCAACGTGCTGGAGCGCGGCGCGCTCATGGAGGAGACGGGCAACACCAGCTGGCTCGACTTCCTCGCCCAGCCCTCGCGCCGCCCGGAGGGCCAGCCCCCCGGCAACCACGTGGCCACGCTCGTCACCGGCATGCCGTACCACGAGGCGAAAGATCGGGTCCTCGCGGACTTCGAGCGTCTGTACTTCGCCGAGGTGATGCGTACCGTGGGCTTCGACATGAAAGCCGCCGAGCAGCGCACCGGACTGTCGATGCAGAGCCTCTACCGCCTGCTCAAGAAGAACGGGCTTCGTCTCAAGGACCTCAAGAACGCCGAGGGCCTGGAGAAGTGA
- the grxC gene encoding glutaredoxin 3, with amino-acid sequence MKPVKIYTTNYCGFCVRAKDLLKRKGVDFEELDVTGDDEARAKLVEMSGGQRTVPQIFIGDTHVGGYSDLAQLDKEGKLEPMLRA; translated from the coding sequence GTGAAGCCCGTGAAGATCTACACCACCAACTATTGTGGCTTCTGCGTCCGCGCCAAGGACCTGCTCAAGCGCAAGGGCGTGGACTTCGAGGAGCTGGACGTCACCGGGGACGACGAGGCCCGCGCGAAGCTGGTGGAGATGAGTGGCGGGCAGCGCACCGTGCCGCAGATCTTCATCGGCGACACACATGTGGGCGGCTACTCGGACCTCGCCCAGCTCGACAAGGAAGGAAAGCTGGAGCCGATGCTGCGGGCTTGA
- the groL gene encoding chaperonin GroEL (60 kDa chaperone family; promotes refolding of misfolded polypeptides especially under stressful conditions; forms two stacked rings of heptamers to form a barrel-shaped 14mer; ends can be capped by GroES; misfolded proteins enter the barrel where they are refolded when GroES binds), protein MAKDLLFDVRAREAILRGVNILADAVKVTLGPKGRNVVIEKSFGSPTITKDGVTVAKEIELENKFENMGAQMVKEVASKTSDVAGDGTTTATVLAQAIFREGAKLVAAGHNPMDIKRGIDKAVSVIVGELKKLAKPTKDKKEIAQVGTISANGDSTIGQIIADAMEKVGKEGVITVEEAKGLETTLDVVEGMQFDRGYLSPYFVTDPERMEAVLNDALILIHEKKISSMKDLLPILEQTARAGKPLLIIAEEVEGEALATLVVNKIRGVLNVAAVKAPGFGDRRKAILEDIATLTGGRMIAEDLGIKLDTLTLQDLGKAKRVTVDKDNTTIVDGAGSQQEIEARVKQIRAQIEETTSDYDREKLQERLAKLVGGVAVINVGAATETEMKEKKARVEDALNATRAAVEEGVVPGGGVAYIRCLKALEGQSFVDGEKFGVDIIRRAVEEPLRQIVANGGLEGSVVVNKVKEGTGAYGFNAATGAYEDLLAAGVIDPAKVSRTALQNSASVASLMLTTEAMVAERPKEEKEAPAGGGMGGMGGMGGMGM, encoded by the coding sequence ATGGCGAAGGACCTTCTTTTCGACGTGCGCGCGCGCGAGGCCATCCTGCGCGGCGTGAACATCCTGGCCGACGCGGTCAAGGTGACCCTGGGCCCCAAGGGCCGCAACGTGGTCATCGAGAAGAGCTTCGGCTCCCCCACCATCACCAAGGACGGTGTGACGGTGGCGAAGGAGATCGAGCTCGAGAACAAGTTCGAGAACATGGGCGCGCAGATGGTCAAGGAGGTCGCGTCCAAGACCTCCGACGTGGCCGGTGACGGCACGACCACCGCGACGGTGCTGGCGCAGGCCATCTTCCGCGAGGGCGCGAAGCTGGTGGCGGCCGGTCACAACCCGATGGACATCAAGCGCGGCATCGACAAGGCCGTGTCCGTCATCGTGGGCGAGCTGAAGAAGCTGGCCAAGCCGACGAAGGACAAGAAGGAGATCGCCCAGGTCGGCACCATCTCCGCCAACGGCGACTCCACCATCGGCCAGATCATCGCGGACGCGATGGAGAAGGTCGGCAAGGAGGGCGTCATCACGGTCGAGGAGGCCAAGGGCCTCGAGACGACGCTGGACGTGGTCGAGGGCATGCAGTTCGACCGCGGCTACCTCTCCCCGTACTTCGTGACGGATCCGGAGCGGATGGAGGCGGTGCTCAACGACGCGCTCATCCTCATCCACGAGAAGAAGATCTCGTCGATGAAGGACCTGCTGCCCATCCTGGAGCAGACGGCGCGCGCGGGTAAGCCCCTGCTCATCATCGCCGAGGAGGTCGAGGGCGAGGCCCTGGCCACCCTGGTGGTGAACAAGATCCGCGGCGTGCTGAACGTGGCCGCGGTGAAGGCGCCGGGCTTCGGCGACCGCCGCAAGGCCATCCTCGAGGACATCGCCACCCTGACGGGCGGCCGGATGATCGCCGAGGACCTGGGCATCAAGCTGGACACGCTGACCCTCCAGGACCTGGGCAAGGCCAAGCGCGTCACGGTGGACAAGGACAACACCACCATCGTCGACGGTGCCGGCAGCCAGCAGGAGATCGAGGCGCGGGTGAAGCAGATCCGCGCGCAGATCGAGGAGACGACGAGCGACTACGACCGCGAGAAGCTCCAGGAGCGCCTGGCGAAGCTCGTGGGCGGCGTGGCGGTCATCAACGTCGGCGCGGCCACCGAGACGGAGATGAAGGAGAAGAAGGCCCGCGTGGAGGACGCGCTCAACGCGACCCGCGCGGCCGTCGAGGAGGGCGTGGTGCCTGGCGGCGGCGTGGCCTACATCCGGTGCCTCAAGGCGCTGGAGGGTCAGTCGTTCGTCGACGGTGAGAAGTTCGGCGTGGACATCATCCGCCGCGCCGTCGAGGAGCCGCTGCGGCAGATCGTCGCCAACGGCGGCCTCGAGGGCAGCGTGGTGGTGAACAAGGTCAAGGAGGGCACGGGCGCGTACGGCTTCAACGCGGCGACCGGCGCCTACGAGGACCTGCTCGCCGCCGGCGTCATCGACCCGGCGAAGGTGAGCCGCACGGCGCTGCAGAACTCCGCGTCCGTGGCCTCCCTGATGCTCACCACCGAGGCGATGGTGGCCGAGCGTCCGAAGGAGGAGAAGGAGGCCCCGGCCGGCGGTGGCATGGGCGGCATGGGCGGTATGGGCGGCATGGGCATGTAG
- the groES gene encoding co-chaperone GroES, with translation MKIRPLQDRLIVKRVAEENKTKGGLFIPDTAKEKPLEGKVIAVGNGKVQEDGKVRPLDIKAGDTILFSKYAGTEIKLDGEEHLILREEDVLGVIEK, from the coding sequence ATGAAGATTCGTCCCCTGCAGGATCGGCTCATCGTCAAGCGGGTCGCCGAGGAGAACAAGACCAAGGGCGGCCTCTTCATCCCGGACACGGCGAAGGAGAAGCCCCTCGAGGGCAAGGTGATCGCCGTCGGCAACGGCAAGGTGCAGGAGGACGGCAAGGTGCGTCCCCTGGACATCAAGGCCGGCGACACCATCCTCTTCAGCAAGTACGCCGGGACCGAGATCAAGCTCGACGGCGAGGAGCACCTCATCCTCCGTGAGGAGGATGTGCTCGGCGTCATCGAGAAGTAA